The following proteins come from a genomic window of Lolium rigidum isolate FL_2022 chromosome 5, APGP_CSIRO_Lrig_0.1, whole genome shotgun sequence:
- the LOC124653805 gene encoding probable methyltransferase PMT2 produces the protein MAVKGGPADSRTRSTVAICIVIGMCVFFYTLGAWQKSGFGKGDSIALEITKRTDCTLLPNLSFDTHLSEQGSSGELVSPVKKFKPCPDRFTDYTPCQDQNRAMKFPRESMNYRERHCPPQKEKLHCLVPPPKGYVAPFPWPKSRDYVPFANCPYKSLTVEKAIQNWVQFEGNVFRFPGGGTQFPQGADKYIDQLASVIPIANGTVRTALDTGCGVASWGAYLLKRNVLAMSFAPRDSHEAQVQFALERGVPAVIGVLGTIKLPYPSRAFDMAHCSRCLIPWGVNDGLYMMEVDRVLRPGGYWVLSGPPINWKVNYKGWQRTKKDLEAEQNKIEEIAELLCWEKVSEKGETAIWRKRENTDSCPSRHEESTVQMCESTNADDVWYKKMKACVTPLPGVENPSEVAGGAIKPFPSRLNAIPPRIANGLIPGVSSQAYEKDNKMWKKHVKAYINVNKFLLTGRYRNIMDMNAGFGGFAAAIDSQKSWVMNVVPTIGKIATLGAVYERGLIGIYHDWCEAFSTYPRTYDLIHASGLFTLYKNKCSMEDILLEMDRILRPEGAVIMRDDVDVLAKVDKLARGMRWNTKLVDHEDGPLVREKVLYAVKQYWVGGNQTASA, from the exons ATGGCCGTGAAAGGGGGTCCGGCGGACAGCAGGACGAGGAGCACCGTGGCCATATGCATAGTGATTGGCATGTGCGTCTTCTTCTACACCCTCGGGGCGTGGCAGAAGAGCGGCTTCGGGAAGGGGGACAGCATCGCGCTGGAGATCACCAAGCGCACCGACTGCACCCTCTTGCCCAACCTCAGCTTCGACACGCACCTTTCGGAGCAGGGCAGCTCCGGTGAGCTCGTTTCGCCCGTGAAGAAGTTCAAGCCGTGCCCGGACCGCTTCACGGATTACACCCCTTGCCAAGATCAGAACAGGGCGATGAAGTTTCCTCGCGAGAGCATGAACTACAGGGAGCGGCACTGCCCGCCGCAGAAAGAGAAGCTGCACTGCCTGGTGCCACCGCCGAAGGGATATGTTGCGCCGTTCCCGTGGCCCAAGAGTCGGGACTATGTTCCTTTTGCGAATTGTCCCTATAAGAGCTTGACGGTCGAGAAAGCCATACAGAACTGGGTGCAGTTCGAGGGCAATGTCTTCAGATTCCCCGGTGGAGGGACACAATTCCCTCAAGGTGCTGATAAATACATCGATCAACTGGCATCAGTTATTCCAATCGCCAATGGAACCGTCAGGACTGCATTGGACACTGGCTGCGGG GTGGCTAGCTGGGGAGCTTACTTGTTAAAGAGAAACGTTTTGGCCATGTCATTTGCGCCAAGAGATTCACATGAAGCTCAGGTACAGTTTGCTCTGGAGAGAGGTGTCCCAGCTGTTATTGGTGTTCTCGGCACAATTAAGCTCCCTTATCCATCAAGAGCCTTTGATATGGCCCATTGTTCGAGGTGTTTGATTCCGTGGGGAGTAAATG ATGGACTCTACATGATGGAAGTTGATAGGGTTCTAAGACCTGGTGGATACTGGGTGCTGTCAGGCCCTCCAATTAATTGGAAGGTGAACTACAAGGGTTGGCAGCGTACAAAGAAAGATCTTGAGGCAGAGCAGAACAAGATAGAAGAGATTGCTGAGTTGTTATGTTGGGAAAAAGTCTCGGAGAAGGGTGAGACGGCGATATGGAGGAAAAGAGAAAATACCGACTCCTGTCCTTCTAGGCATGAAGAATCCACTGTGCAGATGTGTGAATCAACAAATGCAGATGATGTCTG GTACAAGAAGATGAAGGCATGTGTTACGCCTCTTCCTGGTGTGGAAAATCCAAGTGAAGTTGCCGGAGGAGCAATCAAGCCCTTCCCAAGCAGGCTCAATGCAATTCCTCCAAGAATTGCTAATGGGTTAATTCCAGGGGTTTCATCTCAGGCCTATGAAAAAGACAACAAAATGTGGAAGAAACATGTGAAGGCTTATATCAACGTGAACAAGTTTCTCCTTACTGGTAGGTACAGAAACATCATGGACATGAACGCAGGTTTTGGGGGGTTTGCTGCAGCGATCGATTCCCAAAAATCTTGGGTGATGAATGTGGTGCCAACCATTGGAAAGATTGCAACCCTAGGGGCTGTTTACGAGCGAGgattgattggaatttaccatgacTG GTGTGAAGCTTTCTCTACTTATCCAAGAACCTACGATCTTATCCATGCTAGCGGCCTTTTCACCTTGTATAAAAACAA GTGCAGCATGGAGGACATCCTCCTTGAGATGGACCGCATCTTGAGGCCTGAAGGCGCTGTTATAATGCGGGACGATGTCGATGTCTTGGCGAAGGTGGACAAGCTTGCCCGGGGCATGAGATGGAACACGAAGTTAGTTGACCATGAAGATGGACCCCTAGTGCGCGAGAAGGTCTTGTATGCTGTGAAGCAGTATTGGGTTGGTGGAAACCAGACGGCCTCAGCATGA